One Hordeum vulgare subsp. vulgare chromosome 4H, MorexV3_pseudomolecules_assembly, whole genome shotgun sequence DNA window includes the following coding sequences:
- the LOC123451118 gene encoding B3 domain-containing protein Os03g0619600-like: protein MEVQSPIENANYPEGRPQPMGMQSPTENADPSHGHPQPMRMQPPTEKLDDPVGFSRPTEMHPPTENVNHLFGHSQPMQMQPSTEVVDHFAQMQPSTEAVDHSSGHAQTMQMQPASEVVDHSNGHAQTMQMQLLCRPTKLRQSKLQWDYSSKGNKTATSPSDTPGDSLSSEHDIEGCTSPRYTLTHNTRLNTVQKEEVDEKVKSIHKDNPIFVAVMRRFNVTRTFTLTFSKKYVNTHVGDKERSVCLQRFGKRWDVQFSSSREVKRIVSGWRKFVKDNDVETGDICIFELLKIDEMCTMEVHIIHAKDFDRPSQIGGRNVKRRCKETITKTVEPSHSRLQLVQMQLHNASVEDSYSRPQPMEMQSPSTERQIRVETVNSCPGNEGDSSMSEDSVTLTGCMGVHLRSIPLIQKKLVKQKVDLIGSKIPICVLVMKKANVTGRFTLSMSMKYVRTHLGDEVRSMWLERDGERCQVTLGRKPQANRVVGGWVKFARDNGLRTGDVCLLERLRHREECTMKVHIVRRVKLAG, encoded by the exons ATGGAAGTGCAGTCGCCTATTGAAAATGCCAACTATCCTGAAGGGCGTCCTCAGCCTATGGGAATGCAGTCACCTACTGAAAATGCAGACCCTTCTCATGGGCATCCTCAGCCCATGCGAATGCAACCACCTACTGAAAAATTGGATGATCCTGTTGGTTTTAGTCGGCCCACGGAAATGCACCCACCTACTGAAAATGTAAACCATTTGTTTGGCCATAGTCAGCCTATGCAAATGCAACCATCTACTGAGGTTGTGGATCATTTTGCGCAAATGCAACCATCTACCGAGGCTGTGGATCATTCTAGTGGTCATGCTCAGACTATGCAAATGCAACCAGCTAGTGAGGTTGTGGATCATTCTAATGGTCATGCTCAGACCATGCAAATGCAACTGTTGTGTAGACCTACCAAGCTGAGACAGTCAAAGCTTCAATGGGATTACTCAAGTAAGGGCAACAAAACAGCGACGAGTCCTTCAGATACTCCCG GAGATTCTTTGTCCTCAGAACACGATATTGAAGGTTGTACTTCACCTAGATACACTCTCACACATAACACCCGTCTAAATACAGTGCagaaggaggaagttgatgagaaggtCAAATCTATTCATAAGGACAATCCAATCTTTGTGGCCGTGATGAGGAGGTTCAATGTTACAAGAACGTTTACTTTA ACTTTCTCCAAGAAATATGTTAATACACATGTGGGTGATAAGGAGCGAAGCGTATGTCTTCAGCGATTTGGCAAGAGGTGGGATGTGCAATTTAGCAGTAGCCGTGAAGTGAAAAGGATTGTTAGTGGCTGGCGGAAGTTTGTGAAAGACAATGATGTAGAGACGGGTGATATCTGCATCTTTGAATTGTTGAAGATTGATGAGATGTGTACAATGGAAGTCCATATCATCCATGCAAAGGATTTTGATAGACCCTCCCAAATTGGTGGTCGGAATGTCAAAAGACGGTGTAAAGAAACTATTACTAAAactgtggaaccttctcattctcGTCTTCAACTCGTGCAAATGCAACTACATAATGCAAGTGTAGAGGACTCTTATTCTCGTCCTCAGCCCATGGAAATGCAATCACCTTCAACGGAAAGGCAGATACGAGTTGAAACGGTTAACTCGTGCCCAGGCAACGAGG GAGATTCTTCGATGTCAGAGGATAGTGTCACTTTGACTGGTTGCATGGGTGTGCATTTGAGGAGCATACCTTTAATTCAGAAGAAGCTAGTGAAGCAGAAGGTCGACCTTATTGGTTCTAAAATTCCCATATGTGTGCTCGTGATGAAGAAGGCCAATGTTACAGGAAGATTCACTCTA AGCATGTCCATGAAATATGTTCGCACGCATCTGGGCGACGAGGTGCGAAGCATGTGGCTCGAGCGAGATGGGGAGAGGTGTCAAGTGACGCTGGGGCGCAAGCCTCAGGCCAACAGGGTTGTGGGTGGATGGGTAAAGTTTGCCAGGGACAACGGGCTGCGGACGGGCGATGTCTGCCTCCTCGAGCGGCTGAGGCACCGCGAGGAGTGCACGATGAAGGTCCACATCGTCCGCCGGGTAAAGCTTGCCGGTTGA